Proteins from one Cryptosporangium minutisporangium genomic window:
- a CDS encoding zinc ribbon domain-containing protein: MAAYEYRCRECQTVFEVRRSMHESAPSAVPCPSGHLDTSRVFSAVAVTGVGGSTALPAASAPAGGGCCGGGCCG; this comes from the coding sequence GTGGCCGCCTACGAGTACCGGTGTCGCGAGTGCCAGACCGTCTTCGAGGTCCGGCGCTCGATGCACGAGAGCGCCCCGTCCGCCGTGCCCTGTCCGAGCGGGCATCTCGACACGAGCCGGGTGTTCTCGGCCGTCGCGGTGACCGGCGTCGGCGGCTCCACCGCCCTTCCGGCAGCCTCCGCCCCGGCCGGTGGGGGCTGCTGCGGCGGCGGCTGCTGCGGCTAG
- a CDS encoding ANTAR domain-containing response regulator, producing MAESPASDPAAAEAAAPTRRVLIAEDEALIRLDLKEMLIEEGYEVVGEAGDGQKAIELAEELRPDLVILDVKMPVLDGLAAAERIAGDRIAPVVILTAFSQRDLVERARSAGAMAYLVKPFQKKDLLPTIEMAVSRFAEITALEQEVTDLTERLATRKVIERAKGLLQEQGMTEPEAFRWIQRTAMDRRTTMKLVAETIVETQTQRANG from the coding sequence ATGGCTGAGTCTCCAGCGTCTGACCCGGCTGCGGCCGAAGCCGCTGCCCCGACGCGACGCGTCCTCATCGCCGAGGACGAGGCACTGATTCGCCTCGATCTGAAGGAGATGTTGATCGAAGAGGGTTACGAGGTGGTCGGCGAGGCAGGCGACGGTCAGAAGGCCATCGAGCTGGCCGAGGAACTCCGTCCCGACCTGGTGATCCTGGACGTCAAGATGCCGGTGCTCGACGGCCTGGCCGCCGCGGAGCGAATCGCCGGCGACCGGATCGCCCCGGTGGTGATTCTCACCGCGTTCAGCCAGCGTGACCTGGTCGAGCGGGCTCGCAGCGCCGGCGCGATGGCGTACCTGGTCAAGCCGTTCCAGAAGAAGGACCTGCTGCCGACCATCGAGATGGCGGTCTCCCGGTTCGCGGAGATCACCGCGCTCGAGCAGGAGGTCACCGACCTCACCGAGCGGCTGGCCACCCGGAAGGTCATCGAGCGCGCCAAGGGCCTGCTCCAGGAGCAGGGCATGACCGAGCCGGAGGCGTTCCGGTGGATCCAGCGGACCGCGATGGACCGCCGGACGACGATGAAGCTCGTCGCCGAGACGATCGTCGAGACGCAGACCCAGCGCGCCAACGGCTAG
- the pyk gene encoding pyruvate kinase, translating into MTRRAKIVCTIGPATASAERLRALVDAGMNVARLNFSHGDHADHEGVYQRVREAAEETGRAIGILADLQGPKIRLGRFAEDSTEWKTGEVVSITTDEIVGDHDRVSTTYRKLAAEVSVGDRLLIDDGKLALEVTGVEGNDIRCLVLEGGPVSNNKGLSLPNVKISVPALSEKDAEDLRFALRLGVDLVALSFVRSPDDIKLVHAIMDEEGRRVPVVAKIEKPEAVDHLEQIVLAFDGLMVARGDLGVELPLEQVPLVQKRAVQMARENAKPVIVATQMLDSMIENSRPTRAEASDVANAVLDGADAVMLSGETSVGRYPVLTVRTMAKIIETVEESKTPVPALQHAPKTQGGAIAAAARQIGEVIEAKALVAFTLTGDTVRRVARLHTALPLLAFTPLPSVRNQLALSWGVETFLSPSVEHTDDMVEQVDSLLQEAAWAHPGDSVVIVAGTPPNTAGATNTVRVHRIGSPA; encoded by the coding sequence ATGACGCGTCGAGCCAAAATTGTTTGCACCATCGGACCGGCGACAGCGTCGGCGGAGCGCCTCCGGGCGCTGGTCGACGCCGGTATGAATGTCGCCAGGCTGAACTTCAGTCACGGCGACCACGCCGACCACGAAGGGGTTTATCAGCGGGTCCGCGAGGCCGCTGAGGAGACCGGCCGGGCCATCGGCATTCTCGCTGACCTGCAGGGCCCCAAGATCCGTCTGGGACGGTTCGCCGAGGACTCCACCGAGTGGAAGACCGGCGAGGTCGTCTCGATCACCACCGACGAGATCGTCGGCGACCACGACCGGGTCTCCACCACGTACCGCAAGCTGGCCGCCGAGGTCTCGGTCGGCGACCGGCTGCTGATCGACGACGGCAAGCTGGCGCTGGAGGTCACCGGCGTCGAGGGCAACGACATCCGGTGTCTGGTCCTCGAAGGCGGCCCGGTCAGCAACAACAAGGGCCTCTCGCTGCCCAACGTCAAGATCAGCGTCCCGGCGCTCTCCGAGAAGGACGCCGAGGACCTGCGCTTCGCGCTCCGGCTCGGCGTCGACCTGGTAGCGCTGTCGTTCGTCCGCTCGCCGGACGACATCAAGCTCGTACACGCGATCATGGACGAGGAGGGCCGGCGGGTGCCGGTCGTCGCCAAGATCGAGAAGCCGGAGGCGGTCGACCACCTCGAGCAGATCGTGCTGGCGTTCGACGGGCTGATGGTCGCCCGCGGTGACCTCGGCGTCGAGCTGCCGCTCGAGCAGGTTCCCCTGGTCCAGAAGCGGGCCGTGCAGATGGCCCGGGAGAACGCGAAGCCGGTCATCGTCGCCACCCAGATGCTCGACTCGATGATCGAGAACTCCCGGCCGACCCGCGCGGAAGCGTCGGACGTCGCGAACGCGGTTCTCGACGGTGCGGACGCCGTGATGCTCTCCGGCGAGACCAGCGTCGGCCGCTACCCGGTGCTGACCGTGCGCACGATGGCCAAGATCATCGAGACGGTCGAGGAGTCCAAGACCCCGGTGCCTGCTCTGCAGCACGCGCCGAAGACGCAGGGCGGTGCGATCGCCGCGGCGGCCCGGCAGATCGGCGAGGTGATCGAGGCGAAGGCGCTGGTCGCGTTCACGCTGACCGGTGACACCGTCCGCCGGGTGGCCCGGCTGCACACCGCGCTACCGCTGCTCGCGTTCACCCCGCTGCCGAGCGTGCGGAACCAGCTCGCGCTGTCCTGGGGCGTCGAGACGTTTCTCTCACCGTCGGTCGAGCACACCGACGACATGGTCGAGCAGGTCGACTCGCTGCTGCAGGAAGCGGCGTGGGCCCACCCGGGCGACAGCGTCGTGATCGTGGCGGGCACGCCGCCGAACACCGCAGGCGCCACGAACACCGTTCGGGTCCACCGCATCGGTTCGCCGGCCTGA
- a CDS encoding helix-turn-helix domain-containing protein: MRWSEIGAERCSVARTLSVIGERWTMLVLREAFLGVRRFEDFQQRTGASRPVLADRLRHLTADEVLGRHRYAEKPDRYEYRLTAKGLDLYPVIVSLMSWGDRWMDDGSGPPLRLTHLDCAGPLSPTLACGTCGVPVTARDVRPTPA, translated from the coding sequence ATGAGGTGGTCGGAGATCGGCGCCGAGCGGTGCTCGGTCGCCCGCACGCTGTCCGTGATCGGGGAGCGCTGGACGATGCTCGTGCTGCGCGAGGCGTTCCTCGGCGTGCGGCGGTTCGAGGACTTCCAGCAGCGGACCGGGGCGTCCCGTCCGGTGCTGGCCGATCGGCTCCGGCACCTCACCGCCGACGAGGTGTTGGGCCGGCATCGGTACGCCGAGAAGCCGGACCGGTACGAGTACCGCCTCACCGCGAAGGGCCTTGATCTGTATCCGGTGATCGTGTCGCTGATGAGCTGGGGCGACCGCTGGATGGACGACGGCAGCGGTCCGCCGCTGCGGCTGACCCACCTGGACTGCGCCGGCCCGCTCTCGCCCACGCTGGCCTGCGGGACGTGCGGCGTGCCAGTCACCGCGCGCGACGTGCGCCCCACCCCCGCCTGA
- a CDS encoding ABC transporter ATP-binding protein, producing the protein MLLEIDDLAVAYGRIEALHGISIQVDDGEIVTLIGANGAGKSTTMRAISGLRPASRGRITFDGEDITNLRADLRVTRGISQAPEGRGIFPGMSVMENLDMGTYARKDRRSPARDADLERVFTLFPRLKERRTQTAGTMSGGEQQMLTIGRALMARPRLLLLDEPSMGLAPMLIQQIFSIIKEINAQGTTVLVVEQNAQQALSIADRAYILETGSIVKSGRGREMLGDPAIKAAYLGVA; encoded by the coding sequence ATGTTGCTTGAGATCGACGACCTCGCGGTCGCCTACGGCCGGATCGAGGCGCTGCACGGCATCAGCATCCAGGTCGACGACGGCGAGATCGTGACGCTGATCGGCGCCAACGGCGCCGGTAAGAGCACGACGATGCGGGCGATCTCCGGTCTCCGGCCGGCCAGCCGCGGCCGGATCACCTTCGACGGCGAGGACATCACCAACCTGCGCGCGGACCTCCGCGTGACCCGGGGCATCTCGCAGGCGCCCGAGGGCCGGGGGATCTTCCCCGGAATGTCGGTGATGGAGAACCTGGACATGGGCACGTACGCGCGCAAGGACCGGCGCAGCCCTGCCAGGGACGCCGACCTGGAGCGGGTGTTCACGCTGTTCCCCCGGCTGAAGGAACGGCGGACGCAGACCGCGGGAACGATGTCCGGCGGTGAGCAGCAGATGCTGACGATCGGCCGGGCTCTGATGGCCCGGCCGCGACTGCTGCTGCTCGACGAACCGTCGATGGGTCTGGCTCCGATGCTGATCCAGCAGATCTTCTCGATCATCAAGGAGATCAACGCGCAGGGCACCACGGTGTTGGTCGTGGAGCAGAACGCGCAGCAGGCGCTCTCGATCGCCGACCGCGCGTACATCCTCGAGACCGGCTCGATCGTCAAGTCCGGGCGCGGTCGTGAGATGCTCGGCGACCCGGCGATCAAGGCCGCCTATCTCGGCGTGGCTTAG
- a CDS encoding ABC transporter ATP-binding protein — protein sequence MDESVDLPEPEAHVSVGEKLLEMRNVTLRFGGVTALDGVDFAINRGEILGLIGPNGAGKTTCFNVMTGVYQPTDGTVWFDGKKLGRRKKYQITRLGIARTFQNIRLFPEMSALENVMVGADARHKTSVPGAIFRLSPRHFREERDGRERAMELLRFVGIADLAHAAARNLPYGYQRRLEIARALATEPTLLCLDEPAAGFNPAEKAELMDLIRAIRDQGYTVLLIEHDMRLVMGVTDRIVVLEFGKKIAEGTPAEVRDNPAVIAAYLGVPEGEPTDVA from the coding sequence ATCGACGAGAGTGTCGATCTGCCGGAGCCGGAGGCGCACGTCAGCGTCGGTGAGAAGCTCCTCGAGATGCGGAACGTCACGCTGCGGTTCGGCGGTGTCACCGCGCTCGACGGCGTCGACTTCGCGATCAACCGGGGCGAGATCCTCGGTCTGATCGGGCCGAACGGTGCCGGGAAGACCACGTGCTTCAACGTGATGACCGGCGTCTACCAGCCCACCGACGGGACGGTCTGGTTCGACGGGAAGAAGCTCGGCCGGCGGAAGAAGTACCAGATCACCCGGCTCGGCATCGCCCGGACGTTCCAGAACATCCGGCTGTTCCCGGAGATGAGCGCGCTGGAGAACGTCATGGTGGGCGCGGACGCCCGCCACAAGACGAGCGTTCCCGGTGCGATCTTCCGGCTCAGCCCTCGGCACTTCCGCGAGGAGCGGGACGGCCGGGAGCGGGCGATGGAGTTGCTGCGGTTCGTCGGCATCGCCGACCTGGCGCACGCCGCGGCCCGGAACCTGCCGTACGGGTACCAGCGTCGACTGGAGATCGCCCGGGCGCTGGCCACCGAGCCGACGCTGCTCTGCCTGGACGAGCCGGCCGCCGGCTTCAACCCGGCGGAGAAGGCCGAGCTGATGGACCTGATCCGGGCCATCCGCGACCAGGGCTACACGGTCCTGCTGATCGAGCACGACATGCGCCTGGTGATGGGCGTGACCGACCGGATCGTCGTCCTCGAGTTCGGCAAGAAGATCGCCGAGGGGACCCCGGCCGAGGTCCGGGACAACCCAGCGGTCATCGCCGCCTACCTCGGGGTGCCGGAAGGAGAGCCGACCGATGTTGCTTGA
- a CDS encoding ArnT family glycosyltransferase — translation MLETTTDRVPRPPSATAAPVRRRIVRGRTDDPAWVRPVLVLVLAASAVLYLSDLGASGWANDFYAAAVQSGTKSWTAFFFGSSEWGNVITVDKPPAALWVMALSGRIFGFSSWSMLAPQALMGVASVWLLYAAVRRWSGPAAGLAAAALLAVTPVAVLMFRFNNPDALLVLLMIAAAYCVVRALDAAASRAGTGWLALAGVALGFAFLTKTLQSFLVLPALALVYLVCAPTGVRRRIGQLLVGGLALVISAGWYIVATMLWPADSRPYIGGSGDNTELGLAFGYNGLDRVVSGGGNGPGVGMGGGGFGGEAGLTRLFNDQMGTQIAWFLPAALIALVAGVWITRRAPRTDRTRAALILWGGWLLVTAGVFSYMEGIFHSYYNVALAPGVAAVLAVGGRELWRVRDQLVARVVLAGLVTVTAAVAWNLLGRAADWNAWLRWAVLGAAALSVLVLLVGVRLTRRVAVVGAAVGAVAVLAGPAAYAASTAGTPHNGSTPTAGPAGSSGFGGPGGGFLRRGEGSFPGGAAPGGTQAPGGTQAPGGTQAPGGTQAPGGTQAPGRAPQAPGGATQQPGQGSGPTFTRQGGGTNAALVALLAKTTTKWAAAANGSQSAAGLQLESDRAVIPIGGFSGGDPAPTLAQFTEWVEQGKIHYFIGGGTGDQGGPGGNRRGGSEISAWVAEHFTATTVGNQTVYDLTNPKA, via the coding sequence GTGCTGGAGACAACTACCGACCGAGTTCCTCGCCCGCCGTCGGCCACGGCGGCACCGGTCCGGCGCCGGATCGTCCGCGGACGTACTGACGACCCTGCCTGGGTCCGGCCGGTGCTCGTCCTCGTCCTGGCGGCCTCCGCGGTCCTCTACCTCTCCGACCTCGGTGCCTCGGGCTGGGCCAACGACTTCTACGCCGCCGCGGTCCAGTCCGGGACGAAGAGCTGGACCGCGTTCTTCTTCGGCTCGTCCGAGTGGGGCAACGTCATCACGGTCGACAAGCCGCCGGCCGCGCTCTGGGTGATGGCGCTCTCCGGGCGGATCTTCGGCTTCTCCAGCTGGAGCATGCTGGCGCCGCAGGCACTGATGGGCGTGGCGTCGGTCTGGTTGCTCTACGCGGCCGTCCGCCGCTGGTCGGGCCCGGCGGCGGGCCTCGCCGCGGCGGCCCTGCTCGCGGTCACGCCGGTCGCCGTCCTGATGTTCCGGTTCAACAACCCGGACGCCCTGCTCGTGTTGCTGATGATCGCCGCGGCGTACTGCGTGGTCCGAGCGCTGGACGCCGCGGCGAGCAGGGCGGGTACCGGGTGGCTGGCGCTGGCCGGCGTCGCGCTGGGGTTCGCGTTCCTCACCAAGACACTCCAGTCGTTCCTCGTGCTCCCGGCGCTCGCCCTGGTCTACCTGGTGTGCGCGCCGACCGGCGTCCGGCGGAGGATCGGTCAGCTGCTGGTGGGCGGTCTCGCGCTGGTGATCTCCGCCGGCTGGTACATCGTCGCCACGATGCTCTGGCCGGCGGACAGCCGTCCGTACATCGGTGGGTCCGGTGACAACACCGAGCTCGGGCTCGCGTTCGGCTACAACGGCCTCGACCGGGTCGTCTCCGGCGGAGGCAACGGTCCCGGTGTAGGCATGGGCGGTGGTGGCTTCGGCGGTGAGGCAGGCCTCACCCGGTTGTTCAACGACCAGATGGGGACGCAGATCGCTTGGTTCCTCCCGGCGGCCCTGATCGCGCTGGTCGCGGGCGTCTGGATCACTCGACGCGCGCCGCGGACCGACCGCACCCGGGCGGCGCTGATCCTCTGGGGCGGCTGGCTGCTGGTGACCGCGGGCGTCTTCAGCTACATGGAAGGCATCTTCCACTCGTACTACAACGTCGCGTTGGCGCCGGGCGTGGCCGCGGTGCTGGCGGTCGGCGGGCGGGAGCTCTGGCGCGTCCGGGATCAGCTCGTGGCGCGGGTGGTTCTGGCGGGGCTGGTGACCGTGACCGCCGCGGTGGCGTGGAACCTGCTCGGCCGCGCGGCCGACTGGAACGCGTGGCTGCGGTGGGCCGTGCTGGGCGCGGCCGCGCTGTCGGTGCTCGTCCTCCTCGTCGGCGTGCGGCTGACGCGGCGGGTCGCGGTGGTCGGGGCCGCGGTCGGTGCGGTCGCGGTACTGGCCGGACCGGCGGCCTACGCGGCGTCGACGGCGGGTACGCCGCACAACGGCTCCACCCCGACCGCGGGGCCGGCGGGCAGCAGCGGATTCGGCGGTCCGGGTGGTGGGTTCCTGCGGCGTGGCGAGGGCTCCTTCCCCGGAGGCGCCGCGCCCGGCGGAACCCAGGCGCCCGGCGGAACCCAGGCGCCCGGCGGAACCCAGGCGCCCGGCGGAACCCAGGCGCCCGGCGGAACCCAGGCGCCCGGCAGGGCGCCGCAAGCCCCGGGAGGAGCGACGCAGCAGCCCGGTCAGGGCAGCGGCCCGACGTTCACCCGGCAGGGCGGCGGCACGAACGCCGCGCTGGTGGCGCTGCTCGCGAAGACCACGACGAAGTGGGCCGCGGCCGCGAACGGCTCGCAGAGCGCGGCCGGCCTCCAGTTGGAGAGCGACCGGGCGGTCATCCCGATCGGCGGGTTCAGCGGCGGCGACCCGGCGCCGACGCTCGCCCAGTTCACGGAGTGGGTCGAGCAGGGCAAGATCCACTACTTCATCGGCGGCGGCACGGGCGACCAGGGCGGTCCTGGCGGCAACCGACGGGGCGGGAGCGAGATCAGCGCCTGGGTCGCGGAGCACTTCACCGCGACCACGGTGGGGAACCAGACGGTCTACGACCTGACGAACCCCAAGGCGTGA
- a CDS encoding branched-chain amino acid ABC transporter permease, translating to MNFSALIDNFGELTVTGFTQGAIYALVALGYTLVYGVLRLINFAHSEVFVTGTFAAILTFRLVGVGADEAVPSAAIVIAAIAAATVAAMAASGATALVVERVAYRPLRKRNAPPLVFLISAIGASIAISEAFGVFYSRDNVPVGNLIDPSTQFEIFGASITNLQILIVVVAFGMMILLDTIINRTRLGRGIRAVAQDPDAAALMGVNKDRVIAWTFVLGGLMAGVAAVLYDLRFGATKFNAGFLLGLKAFTAAVLGGIGNLRGALLGGLLLGLIENWGQAVIGSSWRDVIAFVFLILVLMFRPTGLLGESLGRARA from the coding sequence ATGAACTTCTCTGCACTGATCGATAATTTCGGTGAACTCACAGTCACCGGCTTCACCCAGGGAGCGATCTATGCGCTCGTTGCCCTGGGGTACACCCTTGTCTACGGCGTTCTGCGCCTGATCAACTTCGCGCACTCCGAGGTGTTCGTCACCGGCACCTTCGCGGCGATCCTCACCTTTCGACTGGTGGGTGTCGGCGCGGACGAGGCGGTGCCGAGCGCTGCGATCGTCATAGCGGCGATCGCCGCGGCGACCGTGGCCGCCATGGCCGCATCCGGCGCCACCGCGCTCGTCGTCGAGCGCGTCGCCTATCGGCCGCTGCGCAAGCGGAACGCACCGCCGCTGGTCTTCCTGATCAGCGCGATCGGCGCGTCGATCGCGATCTCGGAGGCGTTCGGCGTCTTCTACAGCCGCGACAACGTCCCGGTCGGCAACCTGATCGATCCGTCGACGCAGTTCGAGATCTTCGGTGCGTCGATCACGAACCTGCAGATCCTGATCGTGGTCGTGGCATTCGGCATGATGATCCTGCTCGACACGATCATCAATCGGACCCGGCTCGGCCGCGGCATCCGCGCCGTCGCGCAGGACCCGGACGCCGCCGCGCTGATGGGTGTGAACAAGGACCGCGTCATCGCGTGGACGTTCGTACTCGGTGGCCTGATGGCCGGCGTCGCCGCGGTGCTCTACGACCTGCGGTTCGGCGCCACGAAGTTCAACGCCGGGTTCCTGCTCGGGCTCAAGGCCTTCACGGCCGCCGTGCTCGGCGGTATCGGTAACCTGCGCGGCGCGCTGCTCGGTGGGCTGCTGCTCGGCTTGATCGAGAACTGGGGCCAGGCGGTGATCGGCTCGAGCTGGCGTGACGTCATCGCGTTCGTCTTCCTCATCCTGGTGCTGATGTTCCGTCCGACCGGTCTGCTCGGCGAGTCGCTGGGGAGGGCACGGGCATGA
- a CDS encoding branched-chain amino acid ABC transporter permease, protein MTQDTLTTTTAPRPGSPLLRVADGIAGRREAAMGAFRRGWGGLPQPARYVPPALLLLVLIFLPVLDTNLRESTGSGIPVIGTPNTSFSGVLFLVGVYALCAIGLNVVVGFAGLLDLGYVGFFAIGAYTVAVFGSPSSDLATAYPWLICVPIGIALTMVAGVILGGPTLRLRGDYLAIVTLGFGEIVRLTIVNSGPLGNRSGVSNIPKPPGERADGSKLFGVVDITPFYWLILAVIILVLLLVSNLERSRVGRAWLAIREDEDAAELMGVPTFRFKLWAFAIGAAVGGLSGGIFASRQGFVNPDTFDVLTSILFLAAVVIGGSGNKFGVILGAVIVVYVPERLRGFDESLFGAWFVVLVIALAVTLISRRRTLFATSLRAAATFGGGVLGLAVAIGVGTQLHSIVTDVGSENPTRLLVGSVVVVLIVGIVLIRLIGTAQAEGARVAGIFVGALLTVLVGAIAPYVFDEIGDGIQALRYFAFGIALIVMSVFRPQGLLPSRRRATELADRKKEVAVGVNA, encoded by the coding sequence ATGACTCAGGACACCCTCACGACGACGACGGCGCCCCGCCCCGGGTCGCCGTTGCTCCGGGTCGCCGACGGCATCGCCGGTCGGCGCGAAGCGGCGATGGGAGCGTTCCGCCGCGGCTGGGGCGGGCTTCCGCAGCCGGCCCGGTACGTACCGCCCGCGCTGCTGCTGCTCGTGTTGATCTTCCTGCCGGTCTTGGACACGAACCTGCGGGAGTCGACCGGCTCCGGTATTCCGGTGATCGGCACGCCGAACACCAGCTTCTCCGGCGTGTTGTTCCTGGTCGGCGTGTACGCGCTGTGCGCGATCGGGCTGAACGTGGTGGTCGGGTTCGCAGGCCTGCTCGACCTCGGGTACGTCGGATTCTTCGCGATCGGGGCGTACACGGTCGCGGTCTTCGGCTCGCCGTCCAGCGACCTTGCTACCGCGTATCCGTGGCTGATCTGTGTGCCGATCGGTATCGCGCTCACGATGGTCGCCGGCGTGATCCTCGGCGGTCCGACGCTGCGTCTGCGCGGCGACTACCTGGCGATCGTGACGCTCGGCTTCGGTGAGATCGTCCGATTGACGATCGTGAACTCGGGCCCGCTCGGCAACCGGTCGGGAGTCTCGAACATCCCGAAGCCGCCGGGGGAGAGGGCCGACGGCTCGAAGCTGTTCGGCGTCGTCGACATCACGCCGTTCTACTGGCTGATCCTCGCGGTCATCATCCTCGTCCTGCTGCTCGTCTCGAACCTCGAGCGCAGCCGGGTGGGCCGGGCCTGGCTCGCGATCCGGGAGGACGAGGACGCGGCCGAGCTGATGGGCGTTCCGACGTTCCGCTTCAAGCTCTGGGCGTTCGCGATCGGTGCCGCGGTCGGCGGATTGTCCGGCGGCATCTTCGCCAGCCGGCAGGGCTTCGTGAACCCGGACACGTTCGACGTCCTGACGTCGATCTTGTTCTTGGCTGCGGTCGTCATCGGCGGGTCGGGTAACAAGTTCGGCGTCATCCTCGGCGCGGTGATCGTGGTCTACGTGCCCGAGCGCCTGCGTGGCTTCGACGAGTCGCTGTTCGGTGCCTGGTTCGTCGTGCTGGTGATCGCGCTGGCCGTCACATTGATCTCGCGTCGCCGGACGCTGTTCGCCACCAGCCTCCGGGCCGCGGCGACGTTCGGCGGCGGCGTCCTCGGGCTCGCCGTCGCGATCGGCGTCGGCACGCAGCTGCACTCGATCGTGACCGACGTCGGTAGCGAGAACCCGACGCGGCTCCTGGTCGGCTCGGTGGTCGTCGTCCTGATCGTGGGGATCGTGCTGATCCGCCTCATCGGTACGGCGCAGGCCGAGGGGGCCCGCGTGGCGGGGATCTTCGTCGGTGCGCTCCTCACCGTGCTGGTCGGAGCGATCGCTCCGTACGTGTTCGACGAGATCGGGGATGGCATCCAGGCGCTGCGGTACTTCGCGTTCGGCATCGCCTTGATCGTCATGAGCGTGTTCCGTCCGCAGGGCCTGCTGCCCAGCCGACGCCGCGCGACCGAGCTTGCTGACCGGAAGAAGGAGGTGGCCGTCGGTGTCAACGCCTGA
- a CDS encoding PaaI family thioesterase: MTTTEPSPPRPGQADPSALHGLAGYSGLELIRAISDRKAPPPNIATLLGMNLTEVDEGRVVFTLDAKPEFSNPLGTVHGGIHATLLDSAMGCAVHTTLPAGVGYTTLELKVNYVRAVSLDAGTLTCVGEVIHVGGRVATAEGRVTDAAGRLLAHATTTCMLFR; the protein is encoded by the coding sequence GTGACGACGACCGAGCCATCGCCGCCCCGCCCGGGCCAGGCGGACCCGTCCGCGCTGCACGGCCTGGCCGGCTACTCCGGGCTCGAGCTGATCCGGGCGATCAGCGACCGCAAGGCCCCGCCGCCGAACATCGCCACCCTGCTCGGCATGAACCTCACCGAGGTCGACGAAGGCCGGGTGGTCTTCACCCTCGACGCGAAGCCCGAGTTCTCCAACCCGCTCGGCACCGTGCACGGCGGCATCCACGCCACGCTGCTCGACTCGGCGATGGGCTGCGCGGTGCACACCACGCTGCCCGCCGGCGTCGGCTACACCACGCTGGAGTTGAAGGTGAACTACGTGCGCGCGGTGAGCCTGGACGCCGGGACGCTGACCTGCGTCGGCGAGGTGATCCACGTCGGCGGCCGGGTGGCCACGGCGGAAGGCCGGGTCACCGACGCGGCCGGGCGGCTGCTGGCCCACGCAACCACCACCTGCATGCTTTTTCGTTGA
- a CDS encoding branched-chain amino acid ABC transporter substrate-binding protein: MRLRNLARVAAVSAAIALAATGCSSGGDDDGDATASGDKACGLTVAFVGPQTGDNAALGINISNGAQLAVDQYNEENADCKVTLKKYDSEGKPEKASTVVPEIVQDEKIIGVIGPAFSGETKATGPTFEEAGLPIVSASATNPLLSENGWKTFHRVLGNDNAQGPQAVKYIKEDLKAQKVYVVDDASEYGKGLSDIVKKDLGSVVVGSDTVQDGQTDFSAVVTKIKSSGATALYYGGYYDEAGLLRKQLTQAGGQAITMISGDGTKDVKFVDSAGTAAAEGTIVTCPCLPPEKAPGTFFEDYKKKFNADPSTYSAEAFDAATIFLDGIKDGKATRADMLAFVAAYDKPGITKQLKFDDKGEVADKGVWAYKFEGGKIVALKEIK, encoded by the coding sequence GTGCGTCTTCGCAACCTCGCGCGCGTTGCGGCGGTCAGCGCCGCTATCGCGCTCGCCGCAACCGGCTGCAGCAGCGGCGGTGATGACGATGGCGACGCGACCGCCAGCGGCGACAAGGCCTGCGGCCTGACGGTCGCGTTCGTGGGCCCGCAGACCGGCGACAACGCCGCGCTCGGCATCAACATTTCGAACGGTGCGCAGCTGGCCGTCGACCAGTACAACGAAGAGAACGCGGACTGCAAGGTCACGCTGAAGAAGTACGACTCCGAGGGCAAGCCGGAGAAGGCCTCGACGGTCGTCCCGGAGATCGTCCAGGACGAGAAGATCATCGGCGTCATCGGCCCGGCGTTCTCGGGCGAGACGAAGGCCACCGGCCCGACGTTCGAAGAGGCCGGCCTCCCGATCGTCTCCGCCTCGGCGACCAACCCGCTGCTGTCGGAGAACGGCTGGAAGACCTTCCACCGCGTTCTGGGCAACGACAACGCCCAGGGCCCGCAGGCCGTCAAGTACATCAAGGAAGACCTGAAGGCGCAGAAGGTCTACGTCGTCGACGACGCCTCCGAGTACGGCAAGGGCCTCTCGGACATCGTCAAGAAGGACCTCGGCAGCGTCGTGGTCGGGTCGGACACGGTCCAGGACGGCCAGACCGACTTCTCCGCGGTCGTCACGAAGATCAAGTCGTCCGGTGCCACCGCGCTCTACTACGGCGGTTACTACGACGAGGCCGGTCTGCTCCGCAAGCAGCTGACCCAGGCCGGTGGCCAGGCCATCACGATGATCTCCGGTGACGGCACCAAGGACGTCAAGTTCGTCGACAGCGCCGGTACCGCCGCTGCCGAGGGCACGATCGTGACCTGCCCGTGCCTCCCGCCGGAGAAGGCCCCGGGCACGTTCTTCGAGGACTACAAGAAGAAGTTCAACGCGGACCCGTCGACCTACTCGGCCGAGGCGTTCGACGCGGCGACGATCTTCCTCGACGGCATCAAGGACGGTAAGGCGACCCGCGCGGACATGCTCGCGTTCGTGGCGGCCTACGACAAGCCGGGCATCACGAAGCAGCTCAAGTTCGACGACAAGGGTGAGGTCGCCGACAAGGGCGTCTGGGCCTACAAGTTCGAGGGCGGCAAGATCGTCGCGCTGAAGGAGATCAAGTAA